Below is a window of Cydia strobilella chromosome 8, ilCydStro3.1, whole genome shotgun sequence DNA.
aaagatgtgtcgcttaacttcaaactcaggtaaatccaatcgaccctctcagcaaatgtGACATTgccgcttaccataaggacgaaattggattgtatctttatacgaataacctgtcagagcgtccttatggcaagcgacaatgtggtaccttttgattgaaaacgacacaaatatttaCCTTTTCTCactaccaaaatcgcataatctcaCAGATTGGTTTACccttgaagttaagcgactcaaatcTGAAGACGCCTCTATTGTTCAGGCGTTAGAGTGCcggttcagatatttttgagcacctcggccgctccgatatatctgatggcgacaccTAACAAAAAGGCACTAATTAGCACATATAAGTCTACTAAGTACTACAAATGAATGGGCCTTACCGATAAATACGATTCATAAGAGAGTTCTATGAATCCCAAACTCTTGATGATGACAGGTttctaaaaaaacaattataaattaaGTACCGTCAACAAATAAAGTAAGCATcggtaaaaagaaataaaattaacagcATTATGACAATGGCAGTAGGTaggtaaagtaggtacctaccaagatatacccataaatacacttagcgccacttgtaccatcccactaacccggggttaaccggttaaaccgtgaACCCagcgtcaaattgtactggtaaccatggtaactccaggtttaaccggttaaccccgggttagtgatgGTGCAAGTGTCTCTTAGCATATataaattttctcaaatgatttttacgcttaagaccctaatctgttaaacaaaagccattgtttcttttgtgcgagcggttagCTCCCGTATAAGCCACGCGTCAAAACAACAATGTCctttaaaaagcaactgtatCGTGGTTATTCGATTAACGTCATTCaacagtgaactatgaaactttccatacaataaaattttgcgaacgctaCGGATCCGTGCAAACGACCCTAAATGTTACCTGACTTTGGGCCATAGCAATCAACAACAGTCTTCGAATTCGGTAAGAAGACATGTTCGTGCAGTTCTGCCATCCTGACTGAAAGATGGCCGTCGGTAATTTCCCCGCCTGAAAACGTAAAAGTTATCGTGTCATTTGTCGACAGGAGTCGATATAACCATGTCAACGATATCGACACGTATAGTCcgacatcttcttcttcttttaaaattatggcttcagcccagtgggactatttcgccagtatcaaggtattgagaggtttacaaacgacaaaaattgtacggttgtacaagacagtgtacggtgatttgttagctcttgtaaatcgatagctagactttacaagaagcacgtggactaccggccgttgactccaagatggtggttaaacgcgcttcaaaattaattctccattcactgcacactaccacattagtttactgtataataagctatcgatattacactttaaacaatattaataagcaaaaaacaaagtaattaatcacgatgctaactatcaagatggcgctcgaaccggaagtcctatagtccgacaagaaattgtagaaaataaatgaggacgccgcttcctacgtaactgtcacatttttgacgtaaaatgcttaaacatggcaacaatttcgtttggattttttttagttcttttttatttaatttctactattttatgtcgcactatagttTAACGTTAATAACGTAAAATTCAACCGATACGCTAAATCGACTGCCAAGTGGTGCAAATCGGGCATGGTCGGATATCCCTACCAACGATCTCTATTTCTATCATTCTCTCATTTTGGACCGACAAAGACGAAGCTAGACGAGCGACGAGCTTCAAATTTTGATATTCGCACTAGCTCTTCTGACTGCATCCCAgatagcagtgacgtcagcgacgtcatcatgacgtaattatggcgtcataatgacgtcgctgacgtcataataacgtataaatgctgttagggatgATACTGACACTGACACGTTACCTGAACAGTGATGTCTCCTGCGTTCCACATAATGAGTCCAGTGCTGAACAGGATGCACACGAAATTAGCTGCTATAGGCAACACGTGACCCATAGTGCGGTCAGAATTctgaaacgttttattatttcttgTTACTTTTTTGGTAACCTCCTCCAGCGgtcgcagcatggttccatttttatcgcttgtcactttcgcacttacatacatgttagaacgtgacaggcatggtgataggtgataaaaatgcgaccgccCTACCCGGCCAGCGGTGTCAGcacggttgcatttttatcgcctgacactatgcctgtcactttcgcacttacatacttgttagaacgtgacaggcgtgatgacaggcgataaaaatgctaccgtgctaagcccgcaggagtcgtagcacggtacgcttatcaccatgcctgtcacgttctaacaagtatgtgagtgcgaaagtgacggacttagtaataggggaaccatgctgcgcgggcaggttaGCTTTCCTAGCCAAGATGATATTCGTTAATAGAAAAGATGGTCGTGCCATGCTCTTTTGGGAtagatctatcatcactgacaggactattgtagccaataagcctgacattgtgatattAGATCGATCGtaacgccgggccgtgctcgttgacatcaccatcccccatgatgaaaatctcgtgaaagccgaggaCAATtccagtaaaaaaaaccggccaagtgcgagtcggactcgcgcaccgagggttccgtactttttagttatttgttgttatagcggcaacagaaatacatcatctgcgaaaatttcaactgtctaagctatcacggttcatgagatacagcctggtgacagacggacggacagcggagtctttgggtacggaaccgtaaaaacggaacccatattggatcactcgtgcgtctgtctgtcacagcccattttctccgaaactactagaccaattaagttgaaatttggtacacatatgtaagtttgtgacccaaagaaagacatgtaacgtaaacaaatgaattttaaacacgggggccacttttggggggtagatatgaaaattaaaaaatcaagtttttaaaactatatcgtgttacatatcaaatgaaagaactcattgtgagaatcttaaatatatatttttttaataattttaggataaacagttaagaagttattcaagaaaataggcaaacaaTAACcaattatttccgaaactactgagtataaaatttaaaaaaaatcacaaaatagagttttgaatgattcatggttagtttcactagacttatattgaccgggatatagaccgtgattaccttttgtattatttgtcacccgtgaacatgatgcatgtaactgcgttgaaatatcgggagctcacaaataatacaaaaggtaatcacggtctatattccggtcaatataagtctaatcacaaaatagttctttacctatacctataggtagatgacagaaaaacctattagaaatgtgcagtcaagcgtgaatcggacttaattacttagttttggatccgacccctacgggttttttaaagacatctcactcacgtttcacataaaaaaaatacattgttaaaaattgagtAATGTAccgaacccttggaacgcgtgttggactcgcacttggccggtttgtttcacaaatttacagttttcagatttttccctgtacttgtagtctAACACTATATTACTTgtcaaatttcataattttaggtcaacgggaagtaccctataaattttgattcccttgagtgtcgaaatatacgttttttgcggcataaacagTATCCGTAtcttaaaatttgatttttacagcttcaagggactgtaggaGGGAGCAGTGgagtaactaggggggggggggcagaggggcaagtgccccgggcgccatccaagcggggggcgccaaaatgagcaaaaggcagcagcagggaaattgtcagtcgtcagggggcgcaaatttggagactgtcccgggcgccatatcctctagctacgcccctgcgtAGGAGTAtatcgttttaattttaattcgatacatccacgcgttcccgagataaagggtcttgacaaaCAGACGGCGGACGGACGAACAAAGTGCTCCTAAGTATAAGGGTTCGGTTTTTCCTTTTGACTACTTTGAGgcacggaaccctgaaaataaGGAAAGTGCCAAGATTTTGCTAGACGGTacctttatcttatcttatggttttcggtGGCcgttgcggatacacttcgacccatagggatcttctGTGCAgtccctaggaaagatccgtccgctactcaagagcttttcccaccatctccatatgccggatgatggagctcatgggtagttttgaattcctttggttccagatagcctgttccaaagtccttcattctttgtctggcgagggcgtgacgtAGGTACCTTAAACTGCGACATGAGTAGCACAACCACGCCGATGTTGACGATGATGTGTCCGCTGAATATGTTTCCGCAAGTTCTCTGCACTTGTTGTGCGCACCTGCAAATTCAACAAAGAGGCCAgttctaataaaattatttgttaaagTCTTAACCTTGTTATGATACGAATTTGACTAGATTTTCAGTGCATTTCGTGTGCATCAGTCAAGGATCATTAACAAGATCAAAACATAAGCAAATTCACATATCTGAATCGGCATCTagtacttcttcttctttgtcgtaacctcatggctgagggacgtgacgagtgtggacactcttcactagtgctctccaggccgctctgtACATAGCCCCctatttattaaagaaaaaaagtaaagtaaaagtaGTTACCTATTGGTAAGCATTTGACCACAATCTCACCTGTTGGTAAGTGCCGATGTGCTATATGATGGAGCATGCTTACCTATGTCTCTTCACTCTCGATTTGAAAACATTCCAAGTTATAGTGGGCCGGGAATACATTTGCAAGCAGTCGCGTAGTGcaagtgcgaggccgtgggcgaaggccccattcgcccacgcctagctgcCCCACtgtttgcaagtagtgagtttTGCAATTTGAAGAATTTCTCCTATGAGGTTTTTGCCTACGAAGTTGCATGGTCTAGTTTTCGACCACCTACACTTACCAAATGGTAGTACCATGTAATCTTGCACCAAGCTTAAGAGCCCTCTCAAATTTCTCCTCCTTCTCACTCTGACTGATCCTCTCTTCAAATACCCCCGCAATACTCTTAAAATACATCTGCAGGTTCATGTACTGATGGCTGAGGGAGATGGTGAGAATGAGGACTAGGAGATAAACGGTGGTTACTCGGAGCATCCATAGCCACCAGAGGACGTAGATCCCGACGCGACCGACTCCCGCGAGGAGGGATGTGTCGTGGACGTCGGGCCAGACGGTTACTATTGTGACGAAGTTCCCATCTGTAAAATTCAGTTTTTCCGAACAATGGAGCATTCCACGgcctgtccc
It encodes the following:
- the LOC134743436 gene encoding putative odorant receptor 69a, yielding MVSRKYRKNKTTDLYHELDKVIFVSSSMNFWVDDNGLPELVVNAFKRMSKVINLAVVLWLVAEIGSFFTQNDLTEKQNSDRVLMTFTHIIMYSFTLSLSHHKETVTEILFTLAVGLKKDFNDEETERHMLKRMKIYACANVLVFINALVIYGAEGLAQTLLSDGNFVTIVTVWPDVHDTSLLAGVGRVGIYVLWWLWMLRVTTVYLLVLILTISLSHQYMNLQMYFKSIAGVFEERISQSEKEEKFERALKLGARLHGTTIWCAQQVQRTCGNIFSGHIIVNIGVVVLLMSQFKNSDRTMGHVLPIAANFVCILFSTGLIMWNAGDITVQAGKLPTAIFQSGWQNCTNMSSYRIRRLLLIAMAQSQKPVIIKSLGFIELSYESYLSIVKTSYSIFSVLY